Proteins co-encoded in one Proteus terrae subsp. cibarius genomic window:
- a CDS encoding adenine nucleotide alpha hydrolase family protein: MQQTLNFDLSEQPIPVLLRGDKWDSVWSELTDNEDLNFVDASRGTSLSSLITSSVESIHTALIDGWTMMIGYSSGKDSETVLHLFLMALIRAVRSGATISQHHFILHTDTLIESPEVRWLADQKLAELERFIAKENLPLTIVLAKPGISQSWTGRILTGRGLPTFSNSTARQCSQDLKITSAKRAKAAYMRELPKEVRQKVCLLLGSRDAESTIRAANIAKQRGSSDRVIKTKDGGELYVVKNWLASDVWEFLLSAGMGSAYPLPSYLESNVTTAELYKAATGECVWSATEKKASDACGARFGCWACQAVGLDKSMETLLATDPERHGYMSGLNRIQRYLAKRRYAWEDRHPVGRTIYEGGYIKIQPDVYSPVFLERLLHVCCSMDYMEQKRADELAYKLATGQAEDNDWNRRMAEPQFRIISEEALVHIDFMWAFHHFNDKPFHALEIYHRVWSMGDLDLLEDEPQCETVPQSPIPKPLWLKVGRWGDGSLSDGLADPLAEMAYFDGGDDPLAAQVINTADGKRRVVCFAEDDEVKVDPDSAAFIIWNEYPRLRESVLKGHYTPGSAAQFYLRFGAIQLAKGKGALYHRMMQRGQTYHQMGLTGLQTMEGIQQRKDVKVLSDAKYKDLVKRKIKGRLATVRWWVNLHLTFKYHLHHRTPTGLFIEKQLDQEAMEEQKRHQERWFNYVTDAMLCYSSAFCMSVMEGREGSGNANIRRYMAATRRKAYTALCELLDNTDAQWVNDVVQSAVGQYEAIQAALTEGSALAIYLDWINLLSKRHPASLERHVRTMIKAVQRLHRRDDTELQRGQQGLSLAA; this comes from the coding sequence ATGCAACAAACATTAAACTTTGATCTATCAGAACAACCCATCCCAGTGCTTTTGCGTGGGGATAAGTGGGATTCTGTTTGGTCAGAACTGACTGATAACGAGGATTTGAACTTCGTTGATGCCAGTAGAGGAACCAGTCTGTCATCGTTGATCACGTCATCGGTTGAGTCCATTCACACGGCCTTAATTGATGGGTGGACCATGATGATCGGCTATTCCAGTGGTAAAGATTCTGAAACGGTCTTGCACCTGTTCCTGATGGCCCTGATCCGGGCTGTAAGGAGTGGGGCGACCATCAGCCAGCACCACTTCATCTTGCACACTGACACACTGATCGAAAGCCCAGAGGTAAGGTGGCTGGCGGATCAGAAACTGGCCGAGCTGGAGCGTTTCATTGCGAAGGAAAACCTTCCTCTGACCATCGTTCTAGCAAAGCCTGGGATCTCGCAGAGTTGGACGGGCCGAATCCTTACTGGGAGGGGGTTGCCTACGTTTTCCAACTCCACGGCCCGCCAGTGTAGCCAGGATTTAAAAATCACCTCTGCCAAAAGAGCGAAGGCAGCTTATATGCGAGAGCTTCCCAAAGAGGTTCGACAGAAAGTCTGCCTTTTGCTGGGCAGTCGTGATGCTGAAAGCACTATTCGTGCGGCCAACATTGCAAAACAGCGAGGAAGCTCAGATCGCGTCATTAAGACGAAAGATGGGGGTGAGCTGTATGTGGTGAAAAACTGGTTGGCGAGTGATGTCTGGGAGTTCTTACTATCCGCTGGCATGGGCTCAGCATATCCTCTGCCAAGTTACTTGGAGAGCAATGTCACTACGGCAGAGCTTTACAAGGCGGCAACAGGGGAGTGCGTGTGGTCGGCAACAGAGAAGAAGGCCAGTGACGCCTGTGGCGCTCGCTTCGGTTGCTGGGCTTGCCAGGCTGTTGGGTTGGATAAGTCAATGGAGACGTTGCTTGCCACGGACCCTGAAAGGCATGGCTATATGTCGGGGCTGAACCGCATCCAGCGCTACTTGGCAAAACGCCGGTACGCATGGGAAGACCGCCATCCCGTAGGTCGAACGATTTACGAGGGCGGATACATCAAAATACAGCCGGACGTTTACAGTCCTGTTTTCCTAGAACGATTGCTTCATGTCTGTTGCAGCATGGACTACATGGAGCAAAAGAGAGCTGATGAGCTGGCATACAAGCTGGCTACTGGTCAAGCAGAGGATAACGACTGGAACCGTCGAATGGCAGAGCCACAATTCCGGATCATATCGGAAGAGGCTTTAGTCCATATCGACTTCATGTGGGCCTTCCATCATTTCAATGATAAGCCTTTCCATGCCCTGGAGATTTACCACAGGGTTTGGTCGATGGGTGATCTGGACTTGCTGGAAGACGAGCCGCAGTGTGAAACCGTTCCTCAGTCACCAATTCCGAAGCCATTGTGGTTGAAGGTTGGTCGCTGGGGCGATGGTTCGCTTTCTGATGGCTTGGCCGATCCGTTAGCGGAAATGGCTTACTTTGACGGCGGGGATGACCCGTTGGCAGCGCAAGTGATCAATACCGCAGACGGAAAGAGAAGGGTGGTTTGCTTCGCAGAAGATGATGAAGTGAAAGTCGATCCCGACTCCGCTGCGTTCATCATCTGGAACGAATACCCGCGACTAAGGGAGTCTGTACTAAAGGGACATTATACGCCCGGTAGTGCAGCGCAGTTCTACCTTCGGTTCGGAGCAATCCAGCTTGCGAAAGGAAAAGGCGCTTTGTATCACCGTATGATGCAAAGAGGTCAAACCTACCACCAGATGGGCCTTACAGGGCTACAGACGATGGAAGGAATCCAACAGCGCAAGGATGTCAAAGTGCTTAGCGATGCTAAGTACAAAGATCTGGTGAAGCGAAAAATCAAGGGAAGACTGGCAACGGTACGCTGGTGGGTCAACTTGCACTTAACGTTCAAGTACCATCTGCACCACCGTACTCCGACGGGGTTGTTCATCGAGAAGCAACTTGACCAGGAAGCAATGGAAGAACAGAAACGGCATCAGGAGCGATGGTTTAACTACGTGACTGACGCGATGCTTTGTTACTCCAGCGCATTCTGTATGAGCGTCATGGAAGGGCGAGAGGGGAGCGGAAACGCCAACATTCGTCGTTACATGGCCGCGACCAGAAGGAAGGCTTATACGGCCCTCTGCGAGCTCTTGGACAATACTGACGCCCAGTGGGTGAATGATGTGGTCCAGAGTGCCGTAGGGCAGTATGAGGCGATACAGGCAGCCCTAACCGAAGGTTCCGCGCTTGCTATCTATCTCGACTGGATCAACCTACTGTCAAAACGCCATCCAGCCTCTTTGGAGCGACATGTCAGAACGATGATCAAGGCGGTTCAACGCTTACATCGCCGCGACGACACAGAGTTGCAAAGAGGACAGCAAGGCTTGTCCTTGGCCGCATAA
- the yfbR gene encoding 5'-deoxynucleotidase has translation MSNSNFGFLALALRQRLIKRWSLMHSVQPESVLEHSAVVTLLSYLAGNIAIQQGKSVDLAVMLAHASLHDAAEVLCSDVVTPVKKANAVLQREFERLEKAAEDKLIQTLPEELQDAVAIAFAPGGYEQSLVKACDTYSAYIKCKLEVAAGNGLEFQDALSKMERVVAQVKSDFPEIDALDKWFGNGLGHSVDKLLAGGNDD, from the coding sequence ATGTCTAATTCAAATTTCGGCTTTCTAGCTCTGGCCTTGCGCCAACGCCTGATCAAACGCTGGTCACTGATGCACTCTGTTCAACCGGAGTCTGTGTTGGAACACAGCGCTGTTGTTACCCTGCTTTCCTACCTGGCTGGCAATATTGCCATTCAGCAAGGGAAGTCGGTGGATCTGGCAGTCATGCTTGCTCATGCTTCGTTGCATGATGCAGCCGAGGTTCTCTGTTCGGATGTTGTAACACCGGTCAAGAAAGCAAACGCTGTTTTGCAGCGTGAGTTTGAACGACTGGAAAAGGCCGCAGAGGACAAACTCATCCAGACTCTTCCCGAAGAACTCCAGGATGCAGTCGCCATAGCCTTCGCTCCCGGTGGCTATGAACAATCACTGGTTAAGGCCTGTGATACCTACTCCGCTTACATCAAGTGCAAACTTGAGGTGGCCGCAGGTAATGGCCTTGAGTTCCAGGATGCTCTCAGCAAAATGGAACGTGTTGTTGCTCAGGTGAAATCGGACTTCCCGGAAATCGACGCTCTGGACAAATGGTTTGGTAACGGACTCGGCCATTCAGTAGATAAACTGCTGGCAGGGGGTAACGATGACTAA
- a CDS encoding pyruvate dehydrogenase, producing MSNFEQALERTDGKTLILSNGSKWAGQDPDSIQTLLDVLGDNVLDPMFEQYHCYRPYPFEPMVRTGRNGEMFQPWLGAACFFGNFLTVSHVFNIITKDDGVVEALTEAIRKNMATEQYQQNAYERYAGWFYAETSEGLRLVSPSEAADIRAGAVSKLRYPRNFEVMKTAVLKGPRFDTELNRKAS from the coding sequence ATGTCTAACTTTGAACAAGCTCTGGAGCGTACTGACGGTAAAACACTGATTCTCAGCAATGGGAGTAAGTGGGCAGGCCAAGACCCGGACAGCATTCAGACTTTACTGGATGTCCTGGGTGACAACGTTCTTGACCCGATGTTTGAGCAGTATCACTGTTATCGCCCATACCCGTTTGAACCAATGGTGAGGACGGGGCGAAATGGCGAAATGTTCCAGCCTTGGCTTGGGGCAGCCTGCTTCTTTGGGAACTTCCTGACCGTCTCTCATGTTTTCAACATCATCACGAAAGATGACGGTGTTGTTGAGGCCTTAACAGAGGCGATCCGGAAGAATATGGCGACTGAACAGTACCAGCAGAATGCCTATGAGCGTTATGCCGGTTGGTTCTACGCTGAAACCAGCGAAGGGTTAAGGCTAGTCTCTCCAAGTGAGGCTGCCGACATCCGAGCTGGCGCAGTTTCAAAGCTGCGTTACCCAAGAAACTTCGAGGTTATGAAAACTGCGGTTCTCAAAGGTCCTCGATTTGATACTGAATTAAACCGCAAGGCTTCTTAA
- a CDS encoding DUF7146 domain-containing protein — protein MSYYKADTVREAANGNWLFILAALAPHLEPALRKPGRHVSCPIHGGKDGFRLFKDAHLTGGGVCNTCGANHDGFELLMWLNNWDFKQCLSEVGDYLGVEKEQPQYQQAAAPTRAPVQAKAPVQQEPMKVNNKVLDSKNRKKSIAGTLIAHGKAPYEHNEDNELSYFAFIRDKSGLERTIWGVDLERAIGESEAKYGDEIVMTNLGREPVTVVVEVKDEQGNVVREQPMQTHRNTWLVERRGATVTQFRARSNGGVEPVSHHVESAPVVNRTVEAPAPQVQHAATQPEEQSSENKPKVVPMFREQPKPWLLELQEEMEKRMERERAYSARLREKIEKVWNECLPFSSHVTEPMRLYFKNRELLFKVDEVEKTDCLRFNPAMAYYDEDGNEVGKFPAIVCAIRDVEGNLVTLHRTYLTQNGKKAKVGNAKKMMPIPDGLDVNGAAIRLGEPTEGILGVAEGLETALSAYRVTQIPVWSTVNATLMESFEVPEGVHTVLIWADKDKSVTGEKSANVLKAKLEKRGIRVYVLLPKLPIPPRAKGIDWNDVLMSQGSLGFPNARYLRDFIARRRAEYGRH, from the coding sequence ATGTCTTACTACAAAGCTGACACCGTTCGTGAAGCTGCAAACGGAAACTGGCTATTCATCCTGGCGGCCCTAGCGCCCCATCTTGAACCAGCTCTCCGTAAACCTGGTCGTCATGTTTCTTGTCCTATCCACGGCGGGAAAGATGGCTTCCGACTGTTCAAGGATGCCCACCTGACTGGTGGCGGCGTATGCAATACATGCGGTGCCAATCATGATGGTTTTGAGCTGCTGATGTGGCTCAATAACTGGGACTTTAAACAGTGCCTGAGCGAGGTTGGTGATTATCTGGGCGTTGAGAAAGAGCAACCCCAGTATCAACAAGCCGCTGCACCGACACGAGCTCCTGTCCAGGCCAAAGCGCCTGTTCAGCAAGAGCCTATGAAGGTGAATAACAAGGTTCTCGATTCCAAGAATCGTAAAAAATCCATTGCCGGTACTCTGATTGCCCACGGTAAAGCTCCTTATGAGCATAACGAAGACAACGAGCTCAGCTACTTTGCCTTCATCCGTGACAAGAGCGGTTTGGAACGCACCATCTGGGGCGTGGATCTTGAAAGAGCCATTGGTGAAAGTGAAGCCAAGTATGGGGATGAGATCGTCATGACAAACCTCGGGCGCGAGCCTGTAACTGTCGTCGTTGAAGTTAAGGACGAGCAGGGGAATGTTGTGAGAGAACAACCTATGCAAACGCATCGCAACACCTGGCTGGTGGAACGTCGCGGCGCTACGGTAACGCAGTTCCGCGCTCGCTCGAACGGTGGTGTTGAGCCGGTGAGTCACCATGTTGAGTCGGCCCCTGTGGTCAACCGCACGGTAGAAGCTCCGGCACCGCAAGTACAACATGCGGCCACACAACCGGAAGAGCAAAGCAGCGAAAACAAGCCGAAAGTTGTTCCGATGTTTCGTGAACAACCTAAGCCTTGGCTGCTTGAGCTCCAAGAAGAAATGGAGAAGAGAATGGAGCGCGAACGCGCTTACAGTGCTCGTCTCCGTGAGAAAATCGAGAAGGTATGGAACGAGTGTTTGCCGTTCTCCAGTCATGTGACTGAGCCAATGCGTCTGTACTTCAAAAACCGCGAGCTTCTGTTCAAGGTTGATGAAGTAGAAAAAACAGACTGTCTGCGGTTCAATCCGGCTATGGCCTACTACGACGAAGATGGCAATGAAGTTGGGAAATTCCCGGCTATCGTCTGCGCTATCCGAGATGTGGAAGGCAACCTGGTAACGCTCCACCGCACCTATCTCACCCAAAACGGTAAAAAAGCCAAGGTCGGCAACGCCAAGAAGATGATGCCCATTCCTGACGGTTTGGATGTCAATGGCGCGGCCATCCGCCTCGGTGAACCGACTGAGGGTATCCTGGGTGTTGCAGAAGGGCTGGAAACAGCCCTGTCAGCTTATCGAGTCACTCAAATCCCGGTTTGGTCAACGGTCAATGCGACCCTGATGGAGTCCTTCGAGGTTCCAGAAGGTGTTCACACCGTACTGATCTGGGCTGACAAAGATAAGTCTGTGACTGGTGAGAAGTCAGCGAACGTGCTGAAAGCCAAGCTGGAGAAGCGCGGCATTCGTGTGTACGTCCTGCTGCCTAAACTCCCGATCCCGCCCAGAGCGAAAGGGATTGACTGGAACGATGTCCTGATGAGTCAGGGAAGCCTCGGTTTCCCGAATGCTCGCTACCTGCGCGATTTCATTGCGAGAAGGAGAGCTGAGTATGGCCGTCATTGA
- a CDS encoding permease: protein MKKFLRIKTWFVRLFSPDKKTLGAIGEDLRKVAVTAIGVGIVGLAVSGDTITVKEAGLVLVIGVILWIYGIILTKVSNS from the coding sequence ATGAAAAAGTTTTTGCGTATTAAGACGTGGTTTGTGCGTCTTTTCTCTCCTGACAAGAAGACTCTGGGAGCTATCGGTGAAGACCTGCGTAAGGTCGCCGTAACAGCCATCGGTGTCGGTATTGTAGGATTGGCTGTATCTGGGGACACTATAACCGTCAAAGAAGCCGGTTTGGTGTTGGTCATTGGGGTTATCCTGTGGATCTATGGTATAATCTTAACCAAGGTCAGCAATTCCTAA